One part of the Anopheles coustani chromosome 2, idAnoCousDA_361_x.2, whole genome shotgun sequence genome encodes these proteins:
- the LOC131266844 gene encoding putative ferric-chelate reductase 1 homolog isoform X2: MLPLLVALVLSTLATLNALPNGAPTSVCDNMLPFHGGGIPPLTTKTPFTITPQSSVIGSGQTLKLDIESFPANIVFKGYMLQARQVDPPNSIVGHFVSTDTDAIKLIECQGPNDTATHTSTSQKRDLTLEWTAPEGFVGDVVFNATIAQDYDKFWVGIPSDPVRVVASQTTVAPGSSPTKRPATTTTVPPYRPPQTSAPVAVDPIYAGCGESKGCFGFPDGCVDSQDCRAVVTIAVLGARYVFELKSGHNRPAYVAFGLSNDAKMGDDSVLECVPEQGTVNAYASWTNVGPYGSTRVGVPQNIFQVLEKSYNDGTIYCKLERNAVSTVKGQKFDLMSDKFHLLLAAGSSVESTNVNYHDIGRHVSGTPQSLAEVGPVQGSSKLLLRLHGAFMITAWIGTASLGILLARYFRQTWVGSQMCGKDQWFAWHRFLMVLTWALTVAGVVVIFVEIGGWSQVRNPHAILGVVTTVLCFLQPLGAFFRPHPGSSKRPWFNWLHWLGGNLAHVIAIVAIFFAVQLQKAELPDWMDFILVAFVAFHVFMHLIFSIGGCVSERRSGQRVTSFPMADMTPSRNSMSSSERKQDAAFSGFRKSMLFLYILIVLGLVIAMVVIVVLAPIETAYNNIKEQIMN; this comes from the exons ATGCTTCCACTGCTCGTGGCACTGGTGCTGAGCACCTTGGCCACACTGAACGCCCTTCCCAATGGCGCCCCGACGTCCGTGTGTGACAACATGCTTCCGTTCCACGGCGGTGGCATCCCGCCGCTCACCACCAAGACGCCATTCACGATCACGCCCCAGTCGTCGGTGATCGGCAGCGGGCAAACGCTGAAGTTGGACATCGAATCCTTCCCGGCCAACATCGTGTTCAAGGGCTACATGCTGCAGGCCCGTCAGGTCGATCCGCCGAACAGCATCGTTGGGCACTTCGTAAGCACCGACACCGACGCCATCAAGCTCATCGAGTGTCAGGGCCCGAACGATACGGCCACACACACCTCGACCAGCCAGAAGCGCGACCTAACGCTGGAGTGGACCGCACCGGAAGGCTTCGTCGGGGACGTCGTGTTCAACGCAACCATCGCGCAGGATTACGACAAGTTCTGGGTGGGCATTCCTTCCGATCCGGTGCGAGTGGTGGCCAGCCAGACGACGGTGGCTCCGGGATCGAGCCCCACGAAGCGACCGGCCACGACAACCACGGTGCCACCGTATCGGCCTCCGCAGACCTCGGCCCCGGTGGCCGTGGATCCGATCTACGCCGGTTGCGGCGAGAGCAAGGGTTGCTTTGGCTTCCCGGACGGTTGCGTCGACAGCCAGGACTGCCGGGCGGTGGTCACCATCGCCGTGCTTGGAGCACGTTACGTATTTGAACTGAAATCTGGACACA ATCGGCCAGCGTATGTCGCGTTCGGTCTGTCCAACGATGCCAAGATGGGTGACGATTCGGTGCTGGAGTGCGTCCCGGAGCAGGGAACGGTTAATGCTTACGCTTCGTGGACCAACGTTGGACCTTACGGATCAACCCGCGTGGGAGTG CCACAAAACATCTTCCAAGTGCTGGAGAAATCCTATAACGATGGCACGATCTACTGCAAGCTGGAACGCAATGCCGTCAGCACGGTCAAGGGCCAGAAGTTTGATCTGATGAGCGACAAGTTCCATCTTCTACTCGCCGCTGGCTCGTCCGTGGAAT CAACAAACGTCAACTATCACGACATCGGACGTCACGTGTCCGGAACGCCGCAATCGCTGGCAGAGGTTGGCCCGGTGCAGGGATCGTCCAAGCTGTTGCTACGCCTGCACGGTGCCTTCATGATCACGGCCTGGATCGGTACGGCGTCGCTCGGCATCCTGCTCGCCCGTTACTTCCGCCAAACGTGGGTCGGTAGCCAGATGTGTGGAAAAGATCAGTGGTTTGCG TGGCATCGGTTCCTGATGGTGCTCACGTGGGCGCTCACCGTTGCTGGAGTTGTGGTGATTTTCGTCGAGATCGGTGGCTGGTCGCAGGTGCGCAACCCGCACGCCATCCTCGGCGTGGTCACGACCGTCCTGTGCTTCCTGCAGCCGCTCGGTGCCTTCTTCCGGCCGCATCCCGGCTCCAGCAAGCGACCGTGGTTCAACTGGCTGCACTGGCTCGGCGGAAACCTGGCACACGTGATCGCGATCGTGGCAATCTTCTTCGCCGTCCAGCTGCAGAAGGCCGAGCTACCGGACTGGATGGACTTCATTCTGGTCGCGTTCGTCGCGTTCCACGTGTTTATGCATTTGATCTTCTCC ATCGGTGGGTGCGTGAGCGAGCGAAGAAGTGGCCAGCGAGTGACGTCCTTCCCGATGGCCGACATGACCCCGTCGCGAAACTCCATGAGCTCCAGCGAACGCAAACAGGATGCTGCT TTCTCGGGCTTCCGCAAGTCGATGCTGTTCCTGTACATTCTCATCGTGCTCGGTCTGGTCATCGCCATGGTGGTAATTGTCGTGCTGGCGCCGATCGAAACGGCCTACAACAACATCAAGGAGCAGATCATGAACTAA
- the LOC131266844 gene encoding putative ferric-chelate reductase 1 homolog isoform X1: protein MLPLLVALVLSTLATLNALPNGAPTSVCDNMLPFHGGGIPPLTTKTPFTITPQSSVIGSGQTLKLDIESFPANIVFKGYMLQARQVDPPNSIVGHFVSTDTDAIKLIECQGPNDTATHTSTSQKRDLTLEWTAPEGFVGDVVFNATIAQDYDKFWVGIPSDPVRVVASQTTVAPGSSPTKRPATTTTVPPYRPPQTSAPVAVDPIYAGCGESKGCFGFPDGCVDSQDCRAVVTIAVLGARYVFELKSGHNRPAYVAFGLSNDAKMGDDSVLECVPEQGTVNAYASWTNVGPYGSTRVGVPQNIFQVLEKSYNDGTIYCKLERNAVSTVKGQKFDLMSDKFHLLLAAGSSVESTNVNYHDIGRHVSGTPQSLAEVGPVQGSSKLLLRLHGAFMITAWIGTASLGILLARYFRQTWVGSQMCGKDQWFAWHRFLMVLTWALTVAGVVVIFVEIGGWSQVRNPHAILGVVTTVLCFLQPLGAFFRPHPGSSKRPWFNWLHWLGGNLAHVIAIVAIFFAVQLQKAELPDWMDFILVAFVAFHVFMHLIFSIFSWVQIGGCVSERRSGQRVTSFPMADMTPSRNSMSSSERKQDAAFSGFRKSMLFLYILIVLGLVIAMVVIVVLAPIETAYNNIKEQIMN, encoded by the exons ATGCTTCCACTGCTCGTGGCACTGGTGCTGAGCACCTTGGCCACACTGAACGCCCTTCCCAATGGCGCCCCGACGTCCGTGTGTGACAACATGCTTCCGTTCCACGGCGGTGGCATCCCGCCGCTCACCACCAAGACGCCATTCACGATCACGCCCCAGTCGTCGGTGATCGGCAGCGGGCAAACGCTGAAGTTGGACATCGAATCCTTCCCGGCCAACATCGTGTTCAAGGGCTACATGCTGCAGGCCCGTCAGGTCGATCCGCCGAACAGCATCGTTGGGCACTTCGTAAGCACCGACACCGACGCCATCAAGCTCATCGAGTGTCAGGGCCCGAACGATACGGCCACACACACCTCGACCAGCCAGAAGCGCGACCTAACGCTGGAGTGGACCGCACCGGAAGGCTTCGTCGGGGACGTCGTGTTCAACGCAACCATCGCGCAGGATTACGACAAGTTCTGGGTGGGCATTCCTTCCGATCCGGTGCGAGTGGTGGCCAGCCAGACGACGGTGGCTCCGGGATCGAGCCCCACGAAGCGACCGGCCACGACAACCACGGTGCCACCGTATCGGCCTCCGCAGACCTCGGCCCCGGTGGCCGTGGATCCGATCTACGCCGGTTGCGGCGAGAGCAAGGGTTGCTTTGGCTTCCCGGACGGTTGCGTCGACAGCCAGGACTGCCGGGCGGTGGTCACCATCGCCGTGCTTGGAGCACGTTACGTATTTGAACTGAAATCTGGACACA ATCGGCCAGCGTATGTCGCGTTCGGTCTGTCCAACGATGCCAAGATGGGTGACGATTCGGTGCTGGAGTGCGTCCCGGAGCAGGGAACGGTTAATGCTTACGCTTCGTGGACCAACGTTGGACCTTACGGATCAACCCGCGTGGGAGTG CCACAAAACATCTTCCAAGTGCTGGAGAAATCCTATAACGATGGCACGATCTACTGCAAGCTGGAACGCAATGCCGTCAGCACGGTCAAGGGCCAGAAGTTTGATCTGATGAGCGACAAGTTCCATCTTCTACTCGCCGCTGGCTCGTCCGTGGAAT CAACAAACGTCAACTATCACGACATCGGACGTCACGTGTCCGGAACGCCGCAATCGCTGGCAGAGGTTGGCCCGGTGCAGGGATCGTCCAAGCTGTTGCTACGCCTGCACGGTGCCTTCATGATCACGGCCTGGATCGGTACGGCGTCGCTCGGCATCCTGCTCGCCCGTTACTTCCGCCAAACGTGGGTCGGTAGCCAGATGTGTGGAAAAGATCAGTGGTTTGCG TGGCATCGGTTCCTGATGGTGCTCACGTGGGCGCTCACCGTTGCTGGAGTTGTGGTGATTTTCGTCGAGATCGGTGGCTGGTCGCAGGTGCGCAACCCGCACGCCATCCTCGGCGTGGTCACGACCGTCCTGTGCTTCCTGCAGCCGCTCGGTGCCTTCTTCCGGCCGCATCCCGGCTCCAGCAAGCGACCGTGGTTCAACTGGCTGCACTGGCTCGGCGGAAACCTGGCACACGTGATCGCGATCGTGGCAATCTTCTTCGCCGTCCAGCTGCAGAAGGCCGAGCTACCGGACTGGATGGACTTCATTCTGGTCGCGTTCGTCGCGTTCCACGTGTTTATGCATTTGATCTTCTCC ATTTTCTCCTGGGTACAGATCGGTGGGTGCGTGAGCGAGCGAAGAAGTGGCCAGCGAGTGACGTCCTTCCCGATGGCCGACATGACCCCGTCGCGAAACTCCATGAGCTCCAGCGAACGCAAACAGGATGCTGCT TTCTCGGGCTTCCGCAAGTCGATGCTGTTCCTGTACATTCTCATCGTGCTCGGTCTGGTCATCGCCATGGTGGTAATTGTCGTGCTGGCGCCGATCGAAACGGCCTACAACAACATCAAGGAGCAGATCATGAACTAA
- the LOC131264869 gene encoding putative ferric-chelate reductase 1 homolog, with protein sequence MDEDHADHGDHVDPSVLKRLHGTFMVIAWLFFNSLGTTVARYFKKTWTNRQYFGMPLWIFYHRIYMVACWTLTTASIICIIVDLETIKGHAHAVVGLTTFVLVFIQPILGLANSSQQRPVSILRILHVLIGHTAYILAVTNMFLGVGLKEANISSIMYGMLGGALAIHVLAHVVFNVLEYLTVRKGPELDVNKDASFSRWRKTTLMVQMITLYAFTIANVVFVWRA encoded by the exons ATGGATGAAG ACCATGCCGATCACGGTGACCACGTGGATCCGTCGGTGCTGAAGCGGTTACACGGGACTTTCATGGTGATTGCCTGGCTGTTCTTCAATTCGCTCGGAACTACAGTGGCAAG ATACTTCAAAAAAACATGGACCAACCGACAGTACTTCGGCATGCCGCTGTGGATATTT TATCACCGGATCTACATGGTTGCCTGCTGGACACTGACCACCGCCTCCATCATCTGCATTATCGTCGATCTGGAAACCATCAAGGGACACGCGCACGCCGTCGTCGGCCTAACCACGTTCGTGCTGGTCTTCATCCAGCCGATCCTGGGGCTGGCGAATTCCAGCCAGCAGCGTCCTGTGTCCATCCTACGCATCCTGCACGTTCTCATCGGGCACACTGCGTACATTCTCGCCG TGACGAACATGTTTCTCGGTGTGGGACTGAAGGAGGCCAACATTTCCAGTATTATGTACGGCATGCTGGGCGGCGCACTGGCTATCCACGTGCTGGCACATGTGGTCTTTAAT GTTCTCGAATATCTCACCGTGCGCAAGGGACCGGAGCTGGACGTCAACAAGGACGCATCG TTTTCACGCTGGCGAAAAACTACACTGATGGTGCAAATGATCACACTGTACGCGTTCACCATCGCGAATGTGGTGTTTGTGTGGCGCGCGTGA